A region from the Cellvibrio sp. PSBB006 genome encodes:
- the eboE gene encoding metabolite traffic protein EboE — protein MKPELTYCTNIHPGESWADVMANLNGHALAVKAAVSANEKFPLGLRISHQAASEITPEDITSFRHWCDLHDCYLLTINGFPFGTFHNQPVKEKVYEPDWRSRARVDYTKRLADLAVALSTRAAPLSISTVPVAYKPVFSDDDWPVVYRHINEVLQHLRQIEQSTGISIRLAFEPEPCCVLETIDETVDFFSRLDLPERLQPFVGICFDACHQAVEFEDPAQCLQKLAQADIAIAKVQVSSALCARGDEISALMDFDEPVYLHQAIVRQSANKPLRRFTDLSELSAFLDDAQQPEECRVHFHVPIFIDHLGVCGTTRFFLEQLLPLLSPDIPLEVETYSFKALPEHLRSGTLEESICRELQWVQTRLGK, from the coding sequence ATGAAACCAGAATTAACCTACTGCACCAACATTCATCCCGGCGAATCCTGGGCCGATGTGATGGCGAATTTGAATGGCCACGCACTGGCGGTAAAGGCGGCTGTATCGGCTAATGAAAAATTTCCTTTGGGTCTGCGTATTTCCCATCAGGCCGCGAGTGAAATTACACCAGAGGATATCACCAGCTTTCGCCACTGGTGCGACCTTCATGATTGTTATTTGCTGACGATCAATGGTTTTCCGTTTGGCACGTTTCATAATCAACCAGTGAAAGAAAAGGTCTATGAACCGGACTGGCGCAGCCGCGCGCGTGTTGATTACACCAAACGCCTTGCGGACCTCGCCGTCGCATTGAGCACTCGCGCTGCACCCTTATCCATATCCACCGTGCCGGTGGCTTACAAGCCAGTATTTTCTGACGATGATTGGCCCGTGGTTTATCGACATATCAACGAGGTGTTGCAACATCTGCGGCAGATCGAGCAATCGACGGGCATTAGTATTCGCCTGGCCTTCGAGCCGGAACCCTGTTGCGTGTTGGAGACTATCGACGAAACCGTGGATTTCTTTTCACGGCTGGATTTACCGGAGAGGCTACAGCCTTTTGTCGGCATTTGTTTTGATGCCTGTCACCAAGCCGTCGAGTTTGAAGATCCGGCACAATGCCTGCAAAAATTAGCGCAAGCCGATATCGCTATTGCGAAAGTACAAGTCTCCAGCGCGTTATGCGCGCGCGGCGATGAAATTTCCGCGCTGATGGATTTTGATGAGCCGGTGTATTTACATCAAGCCATTGTTCGTCAGAGCGCGAATAAACCGCTGCGCCGTTTTACAGATTTATCGGAGCTGTCAGCGTTTCTGGATGATGCCCAGCAACCGGAAGAATGCCGCGTACATTTTCACGTGCCGATTTTTATTGATCACTTGGGCGTATGCGGCACCACACGATTTTTTCTCGAACAATTGCTGCCACTGCTATCACCGGATATTCCCCTTGAAGTCGAAACCTACAGTTTCAAAGCCCTACCTGAACACCTGCGTAGTGGCACCCTGGAGGAATCTATCTGCCGTGAGCTGCAGTGGGTGCAAACCCGGTTAGGAAAATAA
- a CDS encoding alkaline phosphatase family protein, with product MHNTVMIDVVGLTRALIGEHTPNLQRFLDGHSNTNIEPVIPAVTCTAQSTYLTGKLPREHGIVGNGWYFRELNEVWLWRQSNKLVEAPKVWHMAKARDPSFTCANTFWWYAMATDADITLTPRPLYLADGRKLPDCYSYPLDVREALETKLGKFPLFQFWGPATHIKSSEWIADAAIYVEEHYQPSLQLVYLPHLDYCLQRVGPEGDIAQDLRDIDRVVGKLLDFFQQRGHRILLLSEYGIMPVSNPVHPNRILRDAGMLSLKVDLGCEYLDYASCTAFAVSDHQICHVYVQQPEKISEIKALFENQPGIARVLDDEGKRELGLDHPRSGELVLLAEENSWFTYYYWKEEARAPDFARCVEIHKKPGYDPCELFLDPRLRFPKLSVGARIAKKLAGFRYVMDVIATDPYLVKGQHGVSSSSPHAQPVLISNYGKNMPERIAATDVCELILQHLFEE from the coding sequence ATGCACAATACTGTGATGATCGACGTTGTGGGTTTAACGCGCGCATTGATTGGCGAGCACACACCTAACCTGCAGCGTTTTTTAGATGGGCATAGCAACACAAATATCGAACCGGTAATTCCCGCCGTCACCTGCACGGCGCAATCCACTTACCTCACCGGTAAGCTGCCCCGTGAACATGGCATTGTGGGTAATGGCTGGTATTTTCGCGAGCTGAACGAAGTCTGGTTGTGGCGACAAAGCAATAAGTTGGTGGAAGCGCCCAAGGTCTGGCATATGGCCAAGGCGCGCGACCCCTCGTTCACCTGCGCCAATACGTTCTGGTGGTACGCCATGGCCACCGACGCCGACATCACGTTGACGCCGCGACCGTTATATCTGGCTGATGGCCGCAAGTTGCCCGACTGCTACAGCTATCCCCTGGATGTTCGCGAAGCGCTGGAAACCAAACTGGGCAAATTCCCGCTGTTCCAGTTCTGGGGGCCCGCGACGCATATTAAATCCAGCGAATGGATTGCCGATGCGGCCATCTATGTGGAAGAACATTATCAACCGAGTTTGCAATTGGTGTATCTGCCACACCTGGATTATTGTTTGCAGCGTGTGGGCCCTGAAGGCGATATCGCTCAGGACTTGCGCGATATCGATCGCGTGGTAGGAAAATTGTTGGATTTTTTTCAGCAGCGCGGACATCGGATATTGTTGTTATCTGAATACGGGATTATGCCTGTGTCCAATCCAGTTCATCCCAACCGCATCCTGCGCGACGCGGGCATGCTCTCGTTAAAGGTCGATCTCGGGTGTGAATATCTCGACTATGCCAGTTGTACCGCTTTTGCGGTGAGCGATCATCAGATTTGCCACGTGTATGTGCAACAGCCAGAGAAAATTTCTGAGATTAAAGCACTATTTGAAAACCAGCCAGGTATTGCGCGTGTGCTTGATGACGAAGGCAAACGTGAATTGGGCCTTGATCATCCGCGCTCCGGTGAATTGGTGTTGTTGGCGGAAGAGAATTCCTGGTTTACCTATTATTATTGGAAGGAAGAAGCACGCGCACCGGACTTTGCCCGATGCGTGGAGATTCATAAAAAGCCGGGTTACGATCCCTGTGAATTATTTCTGGACCCGCGCCTGCGCTTTCCGAAATTATCGGTTGGCGCGCGCATCGCAAAAAAATTAGCCGGATTCCGTTATGTGATGGATGTGATTGCTACCGACCCTTATCTGGTCAAAGGGCAACATGGCGTATCCTCATCATCACCTCATGCCCAACCGGTGTTGATCAGCAATTACGGTAAAAACATGCCCGAGAGAATTGCAGCAACGGATGTGTGTGAATTAATCCTGCAACACCTTTTTGAAGAATAG
- a CDS encoding UbiA family prenyltransferase: MLKTFLTLCRVSNLPTVWMNVLTAALLVSQAASLSLDPVVVVLLMVSLSLFYMGGMSFNDYSDRHWDAQHQTFRPIPAGKIHASTALIISLALFATAQLLLLFAPQTGGFYMGLLLLLAIVIYDVIHKATPLSVIVMASARLLVFVVTARALAGDWFVVIWIAGGLQFIYTLLVTVVARYEHRRQQNYSIPLIPLMIAGMAILDGLVLAVLVNPWWIFVGLLAAAMTRFGQKYVRGD; the protein is encoded by the coding sequence ATGCTAAAAACTTTTCTTACCCTGTGCCGCGTCAGTAATTTGCCGACAGTATGGATGAACGTGCTCACAGCCGCGCTACTGGTTAGCCAGGCAGCGAGCTTATCCCTCGACCCTGTGGTTGTTGTATTACTGATGGTCTCACTCTCGCTGTTTTACATGGGCGGCATGAGCTTCAATGATTATTCGGATCGCCATTGGGATGCCCAGCATCAAACCTTTCGCCCGATTCCCGCCGGAAAAATCCACGCCTCGACCGCGCTGATCATTTCTCTCGCGCTGTTCGCCACAGCCCAACTACTGTTGTTATTTGCACCGCAAACTGGTGGCTTTTACATGGGCTTACTATTGCTCCTGGCCATCGTTATTTACGATGTTATTCACAAGGCGACGCCGCTCAGCGTGATTGTAATGGCATCAGCACGGCTATTGGTTTTTGTGGTAACGGCACGTGCTCTGGCGGGTGATTGGTTTGTGGTGATCTGGATTGCTGGTGGGCTGCAGTTTATTTATACATTACTAGTGACGGTAGTCGCACGTTATGAACATCGGCGTCAACAGAATTACAGCATCCCGTTGATCCCATTAATGATTGCCGGCATGGCCATCCTGGATGGGTTGGTTCTCGCAGTTCTGGTAAATCCCTGGTGGATTTTCGTCGGCCTCTTGGCCGCCGCCATGACTCGATTCGGGCAGAAATATGTGAGAGGGGATTGA